In Pedobacter sp. SL55, the following proteins share a genomic window:
- a CDS encoding ABC transporter permease yields the protein MNYSENVRLAMQSIKSNRLRTFLTALIIAIGISALVGILTTIDAIEKKMTDAFSSMGANSFTIRNRGTGIRIGGSGERPKSYKPIRYEDAIKFKERLNTPAPVSISVFASGGSTVKYGQEKTNPNINIRGIDENGLAAQGLELAQGRSFNSAEALSAPNICVIGSEIAKSLFKGAEPLDKVITAGNNRLRVIGVLAAKGSSMGASIDRAVYVPLFKAKLINANANPSYTITVMVPSGDVVDNIIGESTSTFRSIRKIKIGEANNFEITKSDAVAQTLIENLKVVKIGGMAIGIITLLGASIALMNIMLVSVTERTREIGIRKAIGANPSVIRKQFLIEAIVICLLGGILGIFLGVAIGNIISMAMSGGFIIPWVFIGGGLALCIAVGILSGYYPAQKASKLDPVEALRYE from the coding sequence ATGAACTACAGCGAAAATGTACGATTAGCCATGCAATCTATCAAAAGTAACCGCTTGCGTACTTTTCTTACTGCACTCATTATAGCCATAGGAATTTCGGCTTTGGTTGGGATTTTAACCACCATTGATGCCATTGAGAAAAAAATGACAGATGCCTTTTCTAGTATGGGTGCCAACTCGTTTACCATTAGAAATAGAGGCACAGGTATTAGAATTGGAGGTTCTGGCGAAAGACCCAAGAGCTATAAGCCCATTAGATACGAAGATGCCATCAAATTTAAAGAACGCTTAAACACACCTGCACCGGTATCTATTAGTGTTTTTGCCAGCGGAGGCTCTACCGTAAAATATGGACAAGAGAAAACCAATCCCAATATTAACATTAGAGGTATAGACGAAAATGGCTTGGCCGCACAGGGCTTGGAACTTGCACAAGGCCGAAGTTTTAATAGTGCCGAAGCACTAAGCGCTCCAAACATTTGTGTAATAGGCTCGGAAATTGCAAAGAGTTTATTTAAAGGCGCCGAACCATTAGACAAAGTGATTACTGCCGGCAACAATAGACTTAGAGTGATAGGCGTACTTGCTGCAAAAGGCTCTAGCATGGGGGCAAGTATAGATAGAGCGGTTTATGTACCTTTATTTAAGGCTAAATTAATTAACGCTAATGCCAACCCTTCTTACACCATTACGGTTATGGTACCAAGCGGCGATGTGGTAGACAATATTATTGGAGAATCTACCTCCACGTTTAGGAGCATTAGAAAAATAAAGATTGGAGAAGCCAATAATTTTGAAATTACCAAGAGTGATGCAGTAGCACAAACCTTAATTGAAAACTTAAAAGTGGTAAAAATTGGAGGCATGGCCATTGGTATCATTACCTTGCTGGGTGCTTCTATTGCTTTAATGAACATCATGTTGGTATCGGTAACCGAACGTACACGTGAAATTGGAATTAGAAAAGCAATTGGCGCAAACCCATCGGTTATACGTAAACAATTTTTAATAGAAGCCATTGTAATTTGTTTACTTGGAGGTATTTTGGGGATATTTTTAGGTGTGGCTATCGGAAACATTATCTCCATGGCTATGAGTGGTGGGTTCATTATCCCTTGGGTGTTTATTGGTGGCGGTTTAGCTTTGTGTATTGCCGTTGGCATTCTTTCTGGCTATTATCCTGCACAAAAAGCTTCGAAACTTGACCCGGTAGAGGCTTTGCGATACGAGTAA
- a CDS encoding tyrosine-protein phosphatase, which translates to MFGLFKKRSKEPSIDFSSIATDMHSHIIPGIDDGAPNLEASLAMAKRYVSLGFKKVIATPHVMADFYRNTPDTINKGLDILRESLSQNEIDLEVEAAAEYYFDETFINKLNRKEVLGFGNNYLLFELSYINQPPNLLDVLFKIQDAGFYPVLAHPERYPYYHGSIENYQQIKEYGCFLQLNTISLTGYYGKGVKNAAESLVDYNCISFLGSDMHHLRHAQALKDSLNLSRVEKLMAQGQLNNLLL; encoded by the coding sequence GTGTTTGGTCTATTCAAAAAACGTAGTAAAGAACCTAGTATTGATTTTTCATCGATAGCTACAGATATGCACTCGCATATTATACCAGGTATTGATGATGGCGCCCCAAACCTAGAGGCATCATTGGCAATGGCAAAACGTTACGTTTCGTTAGGTTTTAAAAAAGTGATTGCCACACCTCACGTAATGGCCGATTTTTACAGAAATACTCCCGATACCATCAATAAAGGATTGGACATTTTAAGAGAAAGCTTGTCGCAAAACGAAATTGATTTAGAAGTAGAAGCAGCTGCAGAGTATTATTTTGATGAAACTTTCATCAACAAATTGAACCGTAAAGAAGTGTTGGGCTTTGGTAACAATTATCTATTGTTTGAGCTTTCATATATTAACCAACCGCCCAATTTGCTAGATGTGTTGTTTAAAATACAAGATGCAGGTTTTTATCCGGTATTAGCCCATCCAGAGCGTTATCCTTATTATCACGGTAGTATAGAAAACTATCAGCAAATTAAAGAATATGGCTGCTTTTTGCAATTAAACACCATTTCGTTAACGGGCTACTATGGTAAAGGTGTAAAAAATGCTGCCGAAAGTTTGGTAGATTACAACTGTATTTCTTTTTTAGGAAGCGATATGCATCATTTGCGTCACGCTCAAGCTTTAAAAGATAGTTTAAATCTTTCTAGGGTAGAAAAATTAATGGCTCAAGGCCAATTGAACAACTTGCTGCTGTAG